The Pristiophorus japonicus isolate sPriJap1 chromosome 3, sPriJap1.hap1, whole genome shotgun sequence genome has a segment encoding these proteins:
- the LOC139257613 gene encoding retinol dehydrogenase 7-like isoform X1, with amino-acid sequence MLISKNGFEMLEYLIICLVLCVMYYLYRDNKRIKNVSDKHVYITGCDSGFGNMLAKHLDQQGFHVLAACFTEKGAQELKNSTSSRLKTFQLDVVKSESINKAAEFVKSEVKEKGLWGLVNNAGISMPSGPNDWLTIDDHKVLLNVNLIGLIEVTLSVLPLIKRARGRIVNVASIFGRISGAGGSYCISKFGVEAFNDSLRRDMSTFGVKVLCIEPGFFKTTITNVDITAEHLKKLWIRLPQDVKEDYGADYLDKTLTKVKKWLEQLADPDLMKVVWCMDHALTSVHPRTRYSVGLGAKLFWIPLSYMPTAISDFVFNVDKVKPAKSIF; translated from the exons TTTCGAAATGCTTGAATACCTGATTATTTGTTTGGTATTATGTGTCATGTACTATTTGTACAGAGACAATAAGCGTATAAAGAATGTATCTGACAAGCATGTGTACATCACCGGCTGTGACTCTGGCTTTGGTAATATGCTGGCCAAGCACCTGGATCAGCAGGGATTCCATGTTCTAGCTGCCTGCTTTACCGAGAAGGGGGCTCAAGAACTGAAGAATAGCACATCATCAAGACTCAAAACCTTCCAGCTTGACGTTGTCAAATCTGAAAGCATCAACAAGGCTGCAGAATTTGTAAAATCAGAGGTTAAGGAAAAAG GACTGTGGGGGCTGGTTAACAATGCTGGAATCTCTATGCCCTCTGGACCAAACGACTGGCTAACAATAGATGATCACAAAGTACTGCTGAATGTTAACCTGATAGGACTCATTGAGGTCACACTGAGCGTGCTTCCACTGATAAAGAGGGCACGAGGTCGAATAGTGAATGTGGCAAGTATATTTGGCAGGATCAGTGGTGCTGGTGGATCTTATTGCATCTCCAAATTTGGCGTTGAAGCCTTTAATGACTCTCTCAG GAGGGATATGAGTACTTTTGGAGTAAAAGTTCTTTGTATCGAGCCAGGCTTTTTCAAGACAACTATCACTAATGTTGACATTACAGCAGAACATTTAAAAAAGCTGTGGATCAGGTTACCACAGGATGTAAAGGAAGATTATGGGGCTGATTACCTAGATAAAA CTTTAACAAAAGTTAAGAAATGGTTAGAACAGCTTGCCGACCCAGATTTGATGAAAGTGGTGTGGTGTATGGATCATGCTCTGACATCTGTTCACCCTCGCACTCGCTACTCTGTTGGACTTGGTGCAAAACTTTTCTGGATTCCTCTCTCCTACATGCCAACAGCCATTTCTGATTTTGTGTTCAATGTAGATAAAGTTAAGCCAGCAAAAAGTATTTTTTAA
- the LOC139257613 gene encoding retinol dehydrogenase 7-like isoform X2 → MLEYLIICLVLCVMYYLYRDNKRIKNVSDKHVYITGCDSGFGNMLAKHLDQQGFHVLAACFTEKGAQELKNSTSSRLKTFQLDVVKSESINKAAEFVKSEVKEKGLWGLVNNAGISMPSGPNDWLTIDDHKVLLNVNLIGLIEVTLSVLPLIKRARGRIVNVASIFGRISGAGGSYCISKFGVEAFNDSLRRDMSTFGVKVLCIEPGFFKTTITNVDITAEHLKKLWIRLPQDVKEDYGADYLDKTLTKVKKWLEQLADPDLMKVVWCMDHALTSVHPRTRYSVGLGAKLFWIPLSYMPTAISDFVFNVDKVKPAKSIF, encoded by the exons ATGCTTGAATACCTGATTATTTGTTTGGTATTATGTGTCATGTACTATTTGTACAGAGACAATAAGCGTATAAAGAATGTATCTGACAAGCATGTGTACATCACCGGCTGTGACTCTGGCTTTGGTAATATGCTGGCCAAGCACCTGGATCAGCAGGGATTCCATGTTCTAGCTGCCTGCTTTACCGAGAAGGGGGCTCAAGAACTGAAGAATAGCACATCATCAAGACTCAAAACCTTCCAGCTTGACGTTGTCAAATCTGAAAGCATCAACAAGGCTGCAGAATTTGTAAAATCAGAGGTTAAGGAAAAAG GACTGTGGGGGCTGGTTAACAATGCTGGAATCTCTATGCCCTCTGGACCAAACGACTGGCTAACAATAGATGATCACAAAGTACTGCTGAATGTTAACCTGATAGGACTCATTGAGGTCACACTGAGCGTGCTTCCACTGATAAAGAGGGCACGAGGTCGAATAGTGAATGTGGCAAGTATATTTGGCAGGATCAGTGGTGCTGGTGGATCTTATTGCATCTCCAAATTTGGCGTTGAAGCCTTTAATGACTCTCTCAG GAGGGATATGAGTACTTTTGGAGTAAAAGTTCTTTGTATCGAGCCAGGCTTTTTCAAGACAACTATCACTAATGTTGACATTACAGCAGAACATTTAAAAAAGCTGTGGATCAGGTTACCACAGGATGTAAAGGAAGATTATGGGGCTGATTACCTAGATAAAA CTTTAACAAAAGTTAAGAAATGGTTAGAACAGCTTGCCGACCCAGATTTGATGAAAGTGGTGTGGTGTATGGATCATGCTCTGACATCTGTTCACCCTCGCACTCGCTACTCTGTTGGACTTGGTGCAAAACTTTTCTGGATTCCTCTCTCCTACATGCCAACAGCCATTTCTGATTTTGTGTTCAATGTAGATAAAGTTAAGCCAGCAAAAAGTATTTTTTAA